The following are from one region of the Sorghum bicolor cultivar BTx623 chromosome 2, Sorghum_bicolor_NCBIv3, whole genome shotgun sequence genome:
- the LOC110433180 gene encoding glycine-rich RNA-binding protein 1-like, which produces MGKQKIVLKLPLDDERKRRKAFKAAVGMNGVTSATMEGDKIIIVGDGVDPISLTTMLRRSLGYAELLSVSSGDDKKKGDGYGYGSSGGMMYGGGGGGMGGSGAFGGGKEGKEGKESGGGKSSSGHAGYGGGGHYQAMQPVSYPAYQQYNPMPSYPAVYSYPAAYPQQEHDPGCSIM; this is translated from the exons atgggcaag caaAAGATTGTGCTCAAGTTGCCCCTGGATGacgagaggaagaggaggaaggcCTTCAAGGCTGCTGTGGGCATGAATG GTGTGACATCCGCCACGATGGAGGGCGACAAGATCATAATCGTCGGCGACGGTGTGGACCCCATCTCGCTAACGACCATGCTCCGGCGCAGCCTCGGCTACGCGGAACTGCTCAGCGTCAGCTCCGGcgatgacaagaagaagggcGACGGATATGGCTACGGGAGCAGCGGTGGCATGATGTacggtggtggcggtggtggcaTGGGCGGCAGCGGCGCATTTGGTGGCGGCAAAGAGGGAAAGGAAGGCAAAGAGAGCGGGGGTGGCAAGAGCAGCAGCGGTCATGCAGGCTACGGCGGCGGTGGCCACTACCAGGCGATGCAGCCGGTCTCGTACCCTGCCTATCAGCAGTACAACCCCATGCCGTCCTACCCCGCCGTCTACTCCTACCCTGCAGCTTACCCGCAGCAAGAACATGACCCAGGATGCAGCATCATGTGA